One Cuculus canorus isolate bCucCan1 chromosome 1, bCucCan1.pri, whole genome shotgun sequence DNA segment encodes these proteins:
- the C1H21orf62 gene encoding uncharacterized protein C21orf62 homolog: MKPIAFSAFSFWLAFLLAGFLGIHTTGSFVRSQKNHTLIFTKENTIRNCSCSVDIRDCDYCLANLMCNCKTVLPSTMEKTIYNSHLTIWFTDTSVLEMLLNFTWVWDLKLSFCGTTPLPTEYLAIWGLQKLQVKKAKGRFPEQSVTIYSSSNDEKDNSFVVYNKDRQMLVYLSFLDTSLFNEYSLLKSYSVENISSITEHFPSLLYSDVFSTSDNKSYVVTFIY, translated from the coding sequence ATGAAGCCAATagccttctctgctttctccttttggcTGGCTTTCCTTTTGGCTGGCTTCCTTGGCATACACACCACTGGCAGTTTTGTGAGAAGTCAGAAGAACCATACGCTAATTTTCACCAAGGAAAACACAATTCGCAACTGCAGCTGCTCAGTGGATATCCGCGATTGTGATTACTGCCTGGCAAATCTGATGTGCAATTGCAAAACAGTGCTGCCTTCTACCATGGAAAAAACTATCTACAACAGCCACCTGACCATCTGGTTCACAGACACGTCTGTGCTGGAGATGCTCCTCAACTTCACATGGGTGTGGGATTTGAAGCTGTCCTTCTGTGGCACCACTCCTCTCCCAACAGAATACTTGGCCATTTGGGGACTTCAAAAGCTCCAGGTAAAGAAGGCCAAGGGACGATTTCCAGAGCAGAGTGTAACCatctacagcagcagcaacgATGAAAAAGACAACTCATTTGTGGTGTACAACAAAGATAGGCAAATGCTTGTATACCTTTCCTTTCTGGATACCTCACTTTTCAATGAATATTCTCTGCTGAAGTCGTACAGTGTGGAAAACATCTCTAGTATCACAGAGCATTTCCCCAGCCTGCTGTACTCTGATGTTTTCTCAACCTCAGATAACAAGAGCTATGTTGTAACATTTATTTACTGA